From the Psilocybe cubensis strain MGC-MH-2018 chromosome 6, whole genome shotgun sequence genome, the window TCTCATACTCTCCCTGAAACGTAGCCGTTATCAGTATTGATCAGGTAGAGCAAAAGATTATCCACGCACAGAAAGCCTTAGAGAAGCATGCGAATCTTGTAGCTGCGCTGCCTTGTCGTAAGCCTGAGAGAACTCAGTACTGCAGACTTACTTACCACGAACCATGCCGCGTCCTCAACGATTTCAACAAGGTACTGGATGCTTCGCACATGTTAAGGGACGCTTAGGACCCTTCGCGTTATCTCTGACTCCGTGTGTAGATCTTCACAGTTTCATTCCGACTTTCCAGGATGTCTTCTGGAAGAATGCAATTTGCATGTTGTTGACTCCGAGTCGGAGGATGTTCACCGCTCACCTTAGATGCTATTGCAATCGGTTTTCTACACATGAAACGGTGCCCGAGGCTCCAAAATTAGTCTTGGTAAAGCCAGAGTTCAGATATAACCAAGGATAAGAGTAGACTGGAACCACATTTTGGCCGATATGGTCCACGACGCGTGTGGGCTAAACAAAGTTCAGTTCGGTGTCACGCTAGGGCCAATGTTGTCCATAGTCACAGAAGTGTCACTCCTATCCGTGTTTGGCAAGTCTAGCGGGCTTTGAAAAAAagtttcctcctcatcgtcctcaACAACGACAAGGGTTATCAAAGATGACCGTCACTCATGTTCTCTTCGAGTCGGCCTCTGGATATGCCATATTCGAGTCCAAGTTTGGAGAGGAGATTGGCTCCAAGAGCAAGTCAGTCCAGGAGTCGTTCCAGGACCTGGCTAAATTCGGGAAAATGGTTTCGTTGGTGAGCTTTGTGCCGTTCAAGAGCGCTGCAGAAGCTTTGGAGAATGCAAATGATGTTTCTGAAGGTGCGAGGACTAGTTCATTTATATTACGTGAAGATTGTTGAAAGCTCTATAAACTAATAGGCATTTTGAACGACGTACTTAAAAATGTCCTTGAACTCAGCTTGTCCAAAGCGTCAAAAAAATCGAATGTCACACTGGCTGTGTCCGATCCCCTCCTTGGAAAAAGCATCAAGGATGCTTTGGGCTTCCAAATCGACGTTTCGGAGAACTCACAAACAGTCATTCGCGGTATCCGCCAACATGCCTCCAAACTACTCAAGGGTCTCCAGACCGATGACCTTAGAAAGGCGCAGCTCGGCTTGGGACACTCTTATTCACGGTCCAAGCTAAAGTTCAACGTCAACAGAGTGGATAACATGATTATTCAAGCTATTGCCCTCCTTGATCAGCTAGACAAGGATGTCAATCTGTTCTCGATGCGCATTAGAGAGTGGTATGGCTACCACTTCCCAGAGCTCATCCGTCTCGTCCCCGACAACCACCAATACGCTCGCGTCGCCAAATTCATCGGCGACAAGGACACCCTCACAGAAGACAAACTGCCCGACCTCGCGGAAATCCTTGACAACGACAGCACTCTCGCGCAAAACATCCTCGATGCCGCCCGTGGTTCTATGGGATCCGGCCTCTCCGAAATTGACATGCTCAACATTTCCTCCTTCGCCACACGCGTGGTGTCCATCTCCGATTATCGCAAATCATTGGTCAACTACCTCTCCGAAAAAATGAACACCGTCGCGCCTAGTCTTACTGCCCTTCTCGGCGAGCGTGTTGGTGCCCGCTTGATCAGCCATGCTGGAAGCTTGACGAACTTGAGCAAATACCCCGCCAGCACTGTCCAAATTCTTGGTGCCGAGAAGGCTCTTTTCCGTGCCTTGAAGACCAAGGGCAACACACCCAAAGTACGTCTTTCTATTTTCAGTCGCTTTTGTGGTTATCATTAACATTTCTCCTTCAGTATGGTCTTTTGTATCACTCCACCTTCATTGGCCGCGCTAGTCCCAAGCACAAAGGTCGCATTTCCCGCTTCCTTGCTAACAAGTGCTCGATAGCATCGCGCATTGACTGCTACTCCGGTATGTCTTTGAGCTCATCTACGATACAATCTCGTGTTGTTAACCAATATCTCAGAAAACCCCACATCTAAATTTGGCGAAGCCCTCCGCGCTCAAGTTGAAGAACGCTTAAACTTCTTCGACAACGGTACTCCACCGTCCAAGAATGCCGATGCTATTCGCAAGGTTTTGGACCAACTGGCCCTTGATGAaaatgacgacgatgatggcATGGATATCGATGACGGGCCCGCCCTGACAACACTGGAGGCGGAACccaagaaggagaagaaaaagaagaggaagagctcCGCGATGGAcgtcgatgaagaggaagaaccTTCAacgaagaagg encodes:
- a CDS encoding snoRNP complex protein nop56, whose protein sequence is MTVTHVLFESASGYAIFESKFGEEIGSKSKSVQESFQDLAKFGKMVSLVSFVPFKSAAEALENANDVSEGILNDVLKNVLELSLSKASKKSNVTLAVSDPLLGKSIKDALGFQIDVSENSQTVIRGIRQHASKLLKGLQTDDLRKAQLGLGHSYSRSKLKFNVNRVDNMIIQAIALLDQLDKDVNLFSMRIREWYGYHFPELIRLVPDNHQYARVAKFIGDKDTLTEDKLPDLAEILDNDSTLAQNILDAARGSMGSGLSEIDMLNISSFATRVVSISDYRKSLVNYLSEKMNTVAPSLTALLGERVGARLISHAGSLTNLSKYPASTVQILGAEKALFRALKTKGNTPKYGLLYHSTFIGRASPKHKGRISRFLANKCSIASRIDCYSENPTSKFGEALRAQVEERLNFFDNGTPPSKNADAIRKVLDQLALDENDDDDGMDIDDGPALTTLEAEPKKEKKKKRKSSAMDVDEEEEPSTKKVKLSKEEKKALKKAKKEQAKAEAAADDEPSKKEKKEKKEKKEKKEKKKSKE